The Plasmodium sp. gorilla clade G2 genome assembly, contig: PADLG01_00_36, whole genome shotgun sequence genomic sequence GTTTCCATATATAatgtatcatttatttttaattataaacctatttttttatagagtataataatattaagttgtcctattatttttacatgaGTTATCATAAAATGTGTAAAAGATAATTATtcgaatatattttaaaaagaaagtgaatataaatatatataaatatatatatatatatatatatatatatatatgagtcttttattttattcttttattcttttttttttttgtttgttttatttaatttgctttattattatttttttttatttgcacttgttttttttgtttttttttttttacctaaATGTACAttgaaattaatatataaattaaaaaaaaaaaaaaaaaaaaaaatggaatccatttttatgttattttatttttttaattatgtgcattaaaaaaatttttttaattatttttcatatttatcatattttttttttttttttttttgtttttttttactttcacttattcattaataaatgttttaattattaacttatttcttcattatctTAACACATTTGTTTTTAattgtaatattaaattatttaaaaataaaattaataatattttgttttaaatatttaaatattgtaaaaatGTTGATAAAgtcttaaaaattataataataaaaaaaaaaaaaaaagttaagcAATGAACAAGAATACAACtaaatgtttattatatatatatatatatatattatatatatatatatatatttatatataggaaaatattaaaataacacttttaaaataatatatatatatatatatatataatagttgtCCACCTTAATATTTAAgtacttttaatttttataactaTCAAAgtgaaataatatttttatagaataataaaaagttcGTGtaaattcttttctttttttcgtAAATGCTGTACTTATTTGTTCTTGttttaacaaattttttgttttcatgctattaaaaaatattaattctttTGTTGGTCAACTATGGAGAAAAAATGTACAcgcagaaaaaaaaaaaaaaaaattatatatatacacatatatatattacaaaataaatatgggttctttattataaaaaaaaaaaaaaaataaataaaaatgaaaacttCTTATATACGCAGTTAAGTTACAACCAAAATGTAGAAGAATAAGCATAAAGAGTTTGtcctttttttgtttttttttaatttttgtttaatatatcatatatgtttataatatttcatttttttctttttaaaattctCTTAATTTTCCAACGTTATCAAAATTTCCatgtaataattttaattacaCTATACTTATTTcagaataattattttataatttaagaaaataatttttttttttttttttttaatatttcttttcttatttttagatttatattattaaatttttctaataaatattcacatattaaaatatatacgtatattttttatttatcttcatatttataatttgttttttataaaaaataaataaataataaaagatgaataagtttttgaatattatattttatatttttctaatattaAATTTGTCTTTATTTCAAAGCAATACTATAAgtaagaaaattaaaaaagagaaaCAAAAGAATGTAAGAAATGGTTCTTCAATAAATgacaaaaatatagaaaataaaaatgataatattaaaactCAATTGCAAACTTCAGATAGTATAGAAAAACAGAATGacattttaaatatgtataataatgaaggagagaaaaatagtaataatttattaaaaacaaatGTGACAAAAAATACTATAATTGATAATTCAGATGATGTTCAAGAAAGTGCAGATAATAATGTATACTATAATGGTATATCTGTAGATACTgagaataaattaaaagatacACAACCTACAACTGATAATTACAAAAATGAACGATATCAATTAGAAGACGAAAAATTGAAGTATGGAGGATTGTTTGGCTCGTTTACTTCAGGAATTGTTAATTTTCTAAAATCATCTAGTtctaataaaaaggaaaaatctGAAGGAACAGTTGTATCACCTTCTATTGGATCTAGTGATGATAGATCAGAACCTTCAAATACATCCCCACCTGGAAATGTATCTCAAGATGTAGAACAAGGAAGACCTTCTAGACCTCAAGCACCAATAGCAAACAATAGAAATGAAAACAATCAAAACGGAGATCCACTTAACCGTTTTTTTGCATGGGAATTTGGAGGTGGTGCTCCAACTTATAAACCAAATGACAATAAGAAAGATAAGGCTTTCctagaacatataaaaattaccTCATGggaaaaagaagatataattaaagaaaatgaagacaCAAAGCCTGAAATTCAAGAAAATGAAGCAATAGAAGATAATTTCGATATGGAAGAAGAGAACGAAATTGTTGATGATCAATTACAAGAAAACGAAAATGATGAGGATGATGTAAATTTAGaagatattgaaaaaaatactaGAAATGATATATTCGAAGAACAAATGAAATTAGATTCTGCACAAGATGAAAAAGCTCATAGATTAATttatgaagaatataaaaaaaaagccGAAGGAAAAAATTCATTAGAAGatcatgtaaatatattagtTAATTTATTACAAACTAATAATCAATTAGATCCATCACTAAAAGATTTAGCAAAAGAgttaattgtttttttaaataattattgaaaattattttaatagaaaaataaagatacaatatatatatatatatatataacattataatattagtaattatattatattaataaaaatatttaatccaaatattattattagaggtttaaaataatatattatatgtggtGTTATTGacttataaattatatatatgttttagataatttttttattttttaatataataattttatttaaatatatgataaattctTAAAATTATtgcaacatatatatatataggtatatgttttgtttcatttttttaatattgaaTAAAtctgtaaatatattaatttaataaattaattaagaATTTTCATCCAAATATTTGATTTCCctctttataatttttccattattattttccaaAAGGTGCATGTTGGTTTTGAAAcgttatgatatatatattattaaaatatttgaacCATTTAATGtttgaattatatttttatatttatttataataattattatattattatttgataaaataataaacatataatttaatttaatattattttgattgtttatatttaatttattattaaattattatattttttttttttttcgggGTTGCagtaatttatttattttaagattattataaaattttatgtataaGTATAATAGTaagatttattttaaatgcaTATTTTCGTGTTgcttaattattatttgattttgtagatatttttaattagtTTATTTATTCCTAATATGCaatgttaaaaaattatagacAATGATAATTCTTGttaatttatttgaattaaataaattacacACTTTtcgaatattttaaaatattctattaacattttaaatatataaaaacgaattaatgaatattataaattgaaaaataattaatctTAATTCAAGtatgtataattttgatTTCTAGCGTTTTTGTTTgactttaatttttaatatacatttacattataacatatatgaagtaatataataaatttattatgttattatatctaatttatttatttatttatttatttattttttttttataatttattaataaaattataagtttatttttaaaataatctatcaattatttaaaagaatataaagaatataggttaatttgttttaatttataaattaaaaattaaatgcattatataattgattaataatattaaataaatatatatatataatattaataatatataataaaatagacatttatatgtacatttatataccattaaataatttttataatgaataaaactattaataaatttatattttttttttttttttcacatttATATCTAAATGGTGTTtatggaaataataatatatttcagaCCAGAAATAATTTGAGAAATGGAATAGAGAACAAAAAGGATAACTTTTTACATTCTAATAAATATGCAGCTATTATAGAAGGTAAGGATGATGGAATCGATTTAACTATTGATGACGGTAGTGCCTTTGGTGGAGGTTACGATTAttcattttcaaaaaaagTTGACAAACCATTAAGTGTATCCAAAACTGCACAATCTATACCAAGAAGTAATGAACGTAATGAAGATCTTGTTGTTGATGATGGTAGTGCCTTTGGTGGAGGTTACgattcttcattttcaaaTAAAGAGGGGAAATCACTAAATATACCCAAAACTGCACGATCTCTATCAAGAAGCAAAGAAAGTAATGAAGATCTTGTTGTTGATGATGGTAGTGCTTTTGGTGGAGGTTACGATTATTCATTTTCAAATAAAGAGGGGAAATCACTAAGTATACCCAAACCTGCACAATCTATATTAAGAAGTAGTGAAAGTAATGAAGATCTTGTTGTTGATGATGGTAGTGCCTTTGGTGGAGGCTACGATTATTCATTTTCAAATAAAGAGGGGAAATCACTAAGTATACCCAAACCTGCACAATCTATATTAAGAAGTAGTGAAAGTAATGAAGATCTTGTTGTTGATGATGGTAGTGCCTTTGGTGGAGGCTACGATTAttcattttcaaaaaaagTTGACAAACCATTAAGTGTATCCAAACCTGCACAATCTATACCAAGAAGTAATGAACGTAATGAAGATCTTGTTGTTGATGATGGTAGTGCCTTTGGTGGAGGTTACgattcttcattttcaaaTAAAGAGGGGAAATCACTAAGTATACCCAAACCTGCACGATCTATATCAAGAAGCAAAGAAAGTAATGAAGATCTTGTTGTTGATGATGGCAGTGCCTTTGGTGGAGGTTATgattattcttttaaatataaagcCTCGAAAGTAACAGATAGTCCTGATGCTTCTTCGCATAACAAAATACCTGATACTAAAGAAACAAATATGTTGGAATTAATAAATGATTTATCGaaggaaaaatatgaattacaagaaaatgatgaagaagTAAAGGAAGAAATAGAATATGAAGGAAGGAACGATGAGGGTATAGAAGATATAGACTATACTGAAGAAAAACAATCATTTGAAATTTCTGATAtattagaagaaaataatgaagacaatgatgaagatgcttatgaagaatataatgatgaaaataataaaagcgATAAAGAAGGAATACTAGAAGAAGCaaaaaaagaagagaaaGAAAACATAGGAAATCCAAAAGAATCGGATATATCAAGTGATGATATAATGCATAAACATTTTACAGAtgaatataagaataaagaagaaaacaaaaagtataaaaaatatgtaactCAAATGTTAATTAATATACTAAAAGGAAATAATGAAGCGGATTTAACAATACAAGGTTTACTAAAAGATATATCTCAATTTCTTAAAAATacttaaattaaaataatttataggatacatataaagataaaaatgtatttataaaatatattttgttttttaattaaatatatattggacaaatatatattaaaaatttataaatataacataatggtagttatatatatatatatatgtatatgtatgtattttcgCATAATCcaattgttttattatttcatatatattctaaaatattttgtaaaaggaatttattagaaatatattatatttaataaaacaaagtaaaaaaatatattaaataataatcttataaaaatataaattttatttttttatgaatatataactaTGAATGTAttaaacatacatatataatattaaaatatataaaggtaaatatttacatacaattatattataattataatttttgaaggtatatataaattaatttttatatatttgtatttaatatatagaatgaaaatatgaatatatagatTTAAACGATTcgcatttatatatatatatatatatatatatatatatatataaattgttaTTTTAATAGAAATTAATTTAGATACTatattaaacataataaatatttttataaaagacaaaaaaaaaaaaaaaaaaaaaaaataatataagcaCACATTCACTAATTTgttttataagaataataatactttttATACTTATAGAGactataatgataatattgctactgaaaaaagaaatattcaCTTTAAAAGTTAAATTAAGTCTTACGTATTTAATATACGTTAATGTATAATatgataatcataataatgtgTGTTTTTCTACTAATGACACttatcaaataaattataaagaatttattaaaacgttattctattattttagtaatattatataagttATTATTGAAGTAATTATAAGTTAAGGGGTTCttcataattaaaatttttttttataaactttTAAATATGGTCGGGATATGCTTCCGAAAAaccatttaaaatataattagaTATGTATGATTTTATACCCATAATAGACGAATTAGATAACTTTGATTTTACTTATTAGTAATTGAAGGTTTTTTTTGAATTGAtacttattattaaaatgatctagaacaaaatttaattcattcattaattatttaaaatacaaccgatgataatgaaaaaaaaatatatataagacaaATTATGAATGTCCTGATGAAATATTACATACTTCATAATGAGAAAACAAATGattgttttataaataatgagaAAATATTGATGATAAGGTAGAGGAGGAGGAAGACGAACAAGTAAACCAAGAGGAAATTagggaaaaaagaaataataaaatcaatcaaaaagaacaaaattaAGAGAAATAAAtggaaattaaaatattatgaataggAAATATTATTGACTATACTAGAAGAATgacatttaaaaattaagagAATTATTACAGAACATGTTATACTGAATATCTGGTAATTttatttcaaataaataataaaaaaagattataacataaataatttatcataacatatatatttaatttttttattataattattttaaaaatatatattataattttgatgCTATAATGGATTATTATTTAGAATTATTTtgttatgttatatatatatattattatattataataaaaattacgACTAGatctattattactatttacTAAAAAtagaatttaaataatacaaaaattatatatttggctgcaataatattataataaaataaaaacaaaaatatacatgtatatatttaccattatataaagatttcttattatttatatgttttatggAAAATtgattacataatatatatttattaatatatatatatatataaagttttataaaaataaaaaacgtttttaatactttaaggaaaataaatataataatattggttttaaatatatatatatatataattattgatttttattttattatatatatatatatatatatatatatatattatttgttttttgttcatgttttattattttataatataatacatttat encodes the following:
- a CDS encoding merozoite surface protein, putative; this encodes MNKFLNIIFYIFLILNLSLFQSNTISKKIKKEKQKNVRNGSSINDKNIENKNDNIKTQLQTSDSIEKQNDILNMYNNEGEKNSNNLLKTNVTKNTIIDNSDDVQESADNNVYYNGISVDTENKLKDTQPTTDNYKNERYQLEDEKLKYGGLFGSFTSGIVNFLKSSSSNKKEKSEGTVVSPSIGSSDDRSEPSNTSPPGNVSQDVEQGRPSRPQAPIANNRNENNQNGDPLNRFFAWEFGGGAPTYKPNDNKKDKAFLEHIKITSWEKEDIIKENEDTKPEIQENEAIEDNFDMEEENEIVDDQLQENENDEDDVNLEDIEKNTRNDIFEEQMKLDSAQDEKAHRLIYEEYKKKAEGKNSLEDHVNILVNLLQTNNQLDPSLKDLAKELIVFLNNY
- a CDS encoding Hypotetical protein, whose amino-acid sequence is MNKTINKFIFFFFFSHLYLNGVYGNNNIFQTRNNLRNGIENKKDNFLHSNKYAAIIEGKDDGIDLTIDDGSAFGGGYDYSFSKKVDKPLSVSKTAQSIPRSNERNEDLVVDDGSAFGGGYDSSFSNKEGKSLNIPKTARSLSRSKESNEDLVVDDGSAFGGGYDYSFSNKEGKSLSIPKPAQSILRSSESNEDLVVDDGSAFGGGYDYSFSNKEGKSLSIPKPAQSILRSSESNEDLVVDDGSAFGGGYDYSFSKKVDKPLSVSKPAQSIPRSNERNEDLVVDDGSAFGGGYDSSFSNKEGKSLSIPKPARSISRSKESNEDLVVDDGSAFGGGYDYSFKYKASKVTDSPDASSHNKIPDTKETNMLELINDLSKEKYELQENDEEVKEEIEYEGRNDEGIEDIDYTEEKQSFEISDILEENNEDNDEDAYEEYNDENNKSDKEGILEEAKKEEKENIGNPKESDISSDDIMHKHFTDEYKNKEENKKYKKYVTQMLINILKGNNEADLTIQGLLKDISQFLKNT